The proteins below are encoded in one region of Oncorhynchus tshawytscha isolate Ot180627B linkage group LG04, Otsh_v2.0, whole genome shotgun sequence:
- the LOC112249159 gene encoding beta,beta-carotene 15,15'-dioxygenase isoform X1: MSQFLIGKNGTESPEPVKAEVTGCVPEWLQGTLLRNGPGLFKVGDTEYNHWFDGMALIHSFTFKDGEVYYRSKFLRSDTFKKNTKANKIVVSEFGTMIYPDPCKNIFSKAFSYLLAAIPDFTDNNLINIIRYGEDYYASSEVNYMNQIDPITLDVIGKMNYRNHIALNLATAHPHYDDEGNTYNMGTALMRFGMPNYVIFKVPVNASDKEHKKPALRKVKQVCNIPFRSTLFPSYFHSFGMTENYIIFVEQPFKLDILRLATAIFRSVNWASCLKYDKEDITLIHLVDKKTGKAVSTKFYTDALVVFHHINAFEDDGHVVFDMITYKDSNLYEMFYLANLRKETHEFIETNKVNFSPPVCQRFVLPLTVDKDTPNGTNLVRLKDTTAKAVMQRDCSLYCLPETIFEGLELPGMNYKFNGKKYRYFYGSRVEWTPHPNKIGKVDIVTRKYIEWTEEDCYPSEPVFVASPGAVEEDDGVILSSVVSLNPKISPFMLVLNAKTFEVIARASIDASIHMDLHGHFIPTQSTN, from the exons ATGTCTCAATTCCTCATCGGCAAGAACGGGACTGAATCACCTGAACCTGTCAAAGCAGAAGTAACAG GATGTGTCCCTGAGTGGCTACAAGGGACATTGCTGCGCAATGGGCCTGGTCTCTTTAAAGTGGGAGACACTGAATACAACCACTGGTTTGATGGCATGGCCTTAATTCATAGTTTCACCTTCAAAGATG GTGAGGTGTACTACAGGAGTAAATTCCTGAGAAGTGACACCTTCAAGAAAAACACTAAGGCAAACAAGATTGTTGTTTCAGAATTTGGGACAATGATCTATCCCGATCCCtgcaaaaacatattttcaaa AGCCTTCTCCTACCTTCTCGCTGCCATCCCAGACTTCACAGATAACAACCTGATAAACATCATTAGATATGGGGAGGACTACTATGCCTCATCAGAAGTCAACTACATGAATCAAATTGACCCAATTACCCTGGACGTAATTGGAAAG ATGAACTACAGGAATCACATTGCTCTGAACTTGGCGACTGCACACCCTCACTACGACGATGAGGGAAACACCTATAACATGGGAACTGCCCTCATGAGGTTTGGCATGCCCAACTATGTCATCTTCAAGGTTCCAGTAAATGCATCAG ATAAGGAGCATAAGAAGCCTGCCCTGCGGAAGGTGAAGCAGGTCTGCAATATACCGTTTCGCTCTACCCTCTTCCCCAGCTACTTCCACAGCTTCGGCATGACAGAGAATTACATCATCTTTGTCGAGCAGCCATTCAAACTGGACATCCTCAGACTGGCCACAGCTATATTTAGAAGCGTCAACTGGGCCAGCTGCCTCAAATACGACAAAGAGGACATT ACTCTGATCCACCTGGTCGACAAGAAGACTGGGAAGGCTGTGTCCACCAAGTTCTACACAGATGCCCTGGTAGTTTTCCACCATATCAACGCCTTCGAGGACGACGGCCATGTAGTGTTTGACATGATCACCTACAAAGACAGCAATCTGTATGAAATGTTCTACTTAGCGAACCTGAGAAAGGAAACACATGAATTCATTGAGACCAACAAGGTCAACTTCTCCCCACCAGTCTGCCAGAGATTTGTCTTGCCTCTCACTGTTGACAAG GATACTCCAAATGGAACAAATCTGGTGAGGCTCAAAGACACAACAGCCAAAGCAGTGATGCAGAGAGATTGCTCGCTGTATTGCCTGCCTGAAACAATATTTGAAG GTTTGGAGTTGCCAGGGATGAACTACAAATTCAATGGCAAGAAGTACCGTTATTTCTATGGCTCAAGAGTGGAGTGGACTCCACACCCAAATAAG ATTGGGAAGGTGGACATCGTGACCAGAAAGTACATTGAGTGGACAGAGGAGGACTGCTACCCCTCTGAGCCTGTGTTTGTTGCTTCACCAGGAGCTGTGGAGGAGGATGACG GAGTCATTTTGTCCTCAGTCGTCTCACTCAATCCAAAGATATCCCCCTTCATGCTTGTCCTTAATGCCAAAACCTTTGAGGTAATTGCTCGTGCCTCAATTGACGCCAGCATTCACATGGATCTGCATGGACACTTCATTCCCACACAGAGCACCAACTGA
- the LOC112249159 gene encoding beta,beta-carotene 15,15'-dioxygenase isoform X2 produces MKGCVPEWLQGTLLRNGPGLFKVGDTEYNHWFDGMALIHSFTFKDGEVYYRSKFLRSDTFKKNTKANKIVVSEFGTMIYPDPCKNIFSKAFSYLLAAIPDFTDNNLINIIRYGEDYYASSEVNYMNQIDPITLDVIGKMNYRNHIALNLATAHPHYDDEGNTYNMGTALMRFGMPNYVIFKVPVNASDKEHKKPALRKVKQVCNIPFRSTLFPSYFHSFGMTENYIIFVEQPFKLDILRLATAIFRSVNWASCLKYDKEDITLIHLVDKKTGKAVSTKFYTDALVVFHHINAFEDDGHVVFDMITYKDSNLYEMFYLANLRKETHEFIETNKVNFSPPVCQRFVLPLTVDKDTPNGTNLVRLKDTTAKAVMQRDCSLYCLPETIFEGLELPGMNYKFNGKKYRYFYGSRVEWTPHPNKIGKVDIVTRKYIEWTEEDCYPSEPVFVASPGAVEEDDGVILSSVVSLNPKISPFMLVLNAKTFEVIARASIDASIHMDLHGHFIPTQSTN; encoded by the exons ATGAAAG GATGTGTCCCTGAGTGGCTACAAGGGACATTGCTGCGCAATGGGCCTGGTCTCTTTAAAGTGGGAGACACTGAATACAACCACTGGTTTGATGGCATGGCCTTAATTCATAGTTTCACCTTCAAAGATG GTGAGGTGTACTACAGGAGTAAATTCCTGAGAAGTGACACCTTCAAGAAAAACACTAAGGCAAACAAGATTGTTGTTTCAGAATTTGGGACAATGATCTATCCCGATCCCtgcaaaaacatattttcaaa AGCCTTCTCCTACCTTCTCGCTGCCATCCCAGACTTCACAGATAACAACCTGATAAACATCATTAGATATGGGGAGGACTACTATGCCTCATCAGAAGTCAACTACATGAATCAAATTGACCCAATTACCCTGGACGTAATTGGAAAG ATGAACTACAGGAATCACATTGCTCTGAACTTGGCGACTGCACACCCTCACTACGACGATGAGGGAAACACCTATAACATGGGAACTGCCCTCATGAGGTTTGGCATGCCCAACTATGTCATCTTCAAGGTTCCAGTAAATGCATCAG ATAAGGAGCATAAGAAGCCTGCCCTGCGGAAGGTGAAGCAGGTCTGCAATATACCGTTTCGCTCTACCCTCTTCCCCAGCTACTTCCACAGCTTCGGCATGACAGAGAATTACATCATCTTTGTCGAGCAGCCATTCAAACTGGACATCCTCAGACTGGCCACAGCTATATTTAGAAGCGTCAACTGGGCCAGCTGCCTCAAATACGACAAAGAGGACATT ACTCTGATCCACCTGGTCGACAAGAAGACTGGGAAGGCTGTGTCCACCAAGTTCTACACAGATGCCCTGGTAGTTTTCCACCATATCAACGCCTTCGAGGACGACGGCCATGTAGTGTTTGACATGATCACCTACAAAGACAGCAATCTGTATGAAATGTTCTACTTAGCGAACCTGAGAAAGGAAACACATGAATTCATTGAGACCAACAAGGTCAACTTCTCCCCACCAGTCTGCCAGAGATTTGTCTTGCCTCTCACTGTTGACAAG GATACTCCAAATGGAACAAATCTGGTGAGGCTCAAAGACACAACAGCCAAAGCAGTGATGCAGAGAGATTGCTCGCTGTATTGCCTGCCTGAAACAATATTTGAAG GTTTGGAGTTGCCAGGGATGAACTACAAATTCAATGGCAAGAAGTACCGTTATTTCTATGGCTCAAGAGTGGAGTGGACTCCACACCCAAATAAG ATTGGGAAGGTGGACATCGTGACCAGAAAGTACATTGAGTGGACAGAGGAGGACTGCTACCCCTCTGAGCCTGTGTTTGTTGCTTCACCAGGAGCTGTGGAGGAGGATGACG GAGTCATTTTGTCCTCAGTCGTCTCACTCAATCCAAAGATATCCCCCTTCATGCTTGTCCTTAATGCCAAAACCTTTGAGGTAATTGCTCGTGCCTCAATTGACGCCAGCATTCACATGGATCTGCATGGACACTTCATTCCCACACAGAGCACCAACTGA